Proteins encoded in a region of the Tautonia rosea genome:
- a CDS encoding formylglycine-generating enzyme family protein, with amino-acid sequence MADSSSSEYDLAPPPSGSPSSKRPPSSKSADEGSAPPSQSSGPRQPPKPLPRLSRTAPPAEETDAEAPRPTGSGAPRTSRRDRNAERLARRKGAAVEEDDEPGTRTLATPTPTLDTVETRGRVRLILGIMAFVAVGLAIAMIVRAVGGGGSDMSDVYVIDSTQMFGPPTVNARDALPTTDPNDAEEAAQGLLGRARTALTIQLAHSYLQRIVDSYPDTQTAATAREALERIANRQPPFPDIPSLAPEVIVLAPAPEPAPDTVADRIVAPPPQPQPEPEPAPELVVRVLPNGFSPASGAEEDSSGWPSRIVCERDGMTMVLVPGGVYIMGRDGGPPSEGPAHRVELPPFYLDEHEVTVEQFARYRDALTQRGETVLPKPEELTRLGLTPRHPVVLTSAQEALRYAEWAGKSLPTEAQWEAAARGPEGLIRPWGAAPPPWPRQRTNRSIEPVRAYPADRSAAGLFDMAANAWEWTADWFEGGAYGDRARFVAYNPGGPDRPSSQPPRQTVRGSSPSHDLTYREGMPITTRLPYLGFRCALNVEGLPVAGAGPRLIQAPSSYTPGVPPTVPARPPQPQPPRPQPPANTGTLVPF; translated from the coding sequence ATGGCCGATTCCAGCTCGTCCGAATACGATCTCGCTCCTCCCCCGAGCGGCTCGCCCTCCTCCAAACGGCCGCCGTCTTCGAAGTCGGCCGATGAGGGAAGCGCCCCGCCGTCTCAATCGTCCGGGCCTCGACAGCCACCGAAGCCGTTGCCGAGACTCTCGCGCACGGCTCCTCCTGCAGAGGAGACCGACGCCGAAGCACCGCGGCCGACCGGGTCCGGGGCGCCTCGAACCTCGCGACGTGATCGCAACGCCGAGCGGCTCGCCCGACGCAAAGGGGCGGCCGTTGAGGAGGACGACGAGCCTGGGACTCGGACCCTCGCCACCCCGACACCGACGCTTGACACCGTCGAGACTCGCGGGCGCGTCCGCCTGATCCTCGGCATCATGGCGTTTGTCGCTGTGGGGCTGGCCATCGCGATGATCGTTCGGGCCGTCGGCGGAGGCGGCTCCGATATGTCCGACGTCTACGTCATCGACTCGACCCAGATGTTCGGGCCGCCGACCGTCAACGCTCGGGATGCCCTGCCGACGACCGATCCCAACGATGCCGAGGAGGCGGCCCAAGGCCTGCTCGGACGCGCTCGAACGGCCCTGACGATTCAGCTCGCTCACTCGTATCTCCAACGCATCGTTGACTCCTATCCCGACACCCAGACGGCCGCGACGGCCCGCGAAGCCCTGGAGCGGATTGCCAATCGCCAACCACCGTTCCCGGATATCCCCTCGCTGGCGCCGGAGGTGATTGTTCTCGCTCCCGCTCCCGAACCGGCTCCGGACACTGTCGCCGATCGAATCGTTGCTCCCCCGCCGCAACCGCAACCCGAACCAGAACCGGCACCAGAGCTGGTCGTCCGGGTCTTGCCGAACGGCTTCTCGCCGGCTTCTGGTGCCGAGGAGGACTCGTCGGGCTGGCCATCCCGGATCGTCTGTGAGCGGGACGGCATGACAATGGTTTTGGTCCCTGGGGGGGTCTACATCATGGGCCGAGACGGCGGGCCTCCGTCGGAAGGCCCGGCCCACCGGGTTGAGCTGCCGCCGTTTTACCTGGACGAGCATGAAGTGACCGTCGAGCAGTTCGCCCGCTATCGAGACGCCCTGACCCAGCGGGGCGAGACGGTCTTGCCGAAACCTGAGGAATTGACCCGGCTCGGCTTGACCCCTCGGCATCCGGTCGTACTGACCTCGGCCCAGGAAGCGCTTCGGTACGCCGAATGGGCCGGGAAGTCGCTGCCCACCGAGGCCCAGTGGGAAGCCGCCGCCCGAGGCCCCGAAGGGCTGATCCGCCCGTGGGGAGCCGCACCTCCTCCCTGGCCCCGGCAACGGACCAACCGCTCGATCGAGCCCGTCAGGGCCTACCCTGCCGACCGATCAGCCGCGGGGCTGTTCGACATGGCCGCCAATGCCTGGGAATGGACGGCCGACTGGTTCGAAGGGGGAGCGTATGGGGATCGGGCGAGGTTCGTCGCGTACAACCCGGGAGGACCGGATCGCCCGTCGTCTCAGCCCCCTCGGCAGACCGTCCGGGGTTCCTCGCCGTCGCACGACCTGACCTACCGTGAAGGGATGCCGATCACCACCCGCTTGCCTTACCTCGGCTTCCGCTGCGCCCTGAACGTGGAAGGCTTGCCGGTCGCCGGGGCGGGTCCAAGGCTGATCCAGGCTCCGTCCTCGTACACGCCGGGAGTGCCACCGACGGTTCCGGCTCGTCCACCCCAGCCGCAGCCTCCCCGGCCGCAGCCGCCGGCAAACACGGGAACCCTGGTCCCGTTCTGA
- a CDS encoding glycosyltransferase family 2 protein, which translates to MEDHPAGPACPEPRGQWSLSVVVPVRDGGDALTHCLRALRVSVGVTFELIVVDDGSRDDSSRKAEEAGAVVVRHDRPLGPAAARNNGARAASAPIVFFLDADVSVHPDAPRKVLERFQADPELGALFGSYDDRPTAPGLVSRFRNLLHHDTHQRGTFQNEARPAHTFWTGCGAIRRDLFLAMGGFDPQLYRRPAIEDIELGYRLTRAGHRIELVRDIQVTHLKRWTLREVIRTDIARRGVPWTLLMLRSGVAETDLNVSVTQRASVAATALTGLGLLVCPIDPRGLILAALGPLAVVGLNARFYRFLARRIGMLRSVMSVPLHLLYFVCCGLSVLIALAIWLGQRRVRQPIADRQPLRPRTDAPAEVTAAGPHSLIPQPAPRRRSPWSRTETLP; encoded by the coding sequence ATGGAAGATCACCCCGCCGGTCCGGCATGTCCGGAGCCCCGGGGGCAGTGGTCGCTTTCGGTGGTCGTTCCCGTCCGAGACGGAGGCGATGCACTGACCCACTGCCTCCGGGCGCTCCGTGTTTCGGTCGGTGTCACGTTTGAACTGATCGTCGTCGATGACGGCTCCCGGGACGATTCGAGCCGCAAGGCCGAGGAAGCCGGGGCCGTGGTCGTGCGGCACGATCGGCCGCTCGGACCGGCCGCGGCACGGAATAACGGGGCTCGGGCGGCCTCGGCGCCAATCGTCTTTTTCCTCGACGCCGATGTGTCCGTGCATCCCGATGCCCCCCGGAAGGTGCTCGAACGCTTCCAGGCCGATCCGGAACTCGGGGCTCTATTCGGCTCGTACGACGACCGGCCGACGGCACCGGGCCTGGTCAGCCGGTTCCGAAATCTTCTGCACCACGACACGCATCAGCGGGGGACCTTTCAGAACGAGGCCCGCCCGGCCCATACGTTTTGGACCGGATGCGGGGCCATTCGCCGCGATCTGTTCCTGGCGATGGGAGGCTTCGACCCCCAGCTTTACCGACGACCGGCGATCGAGGACATCGAGCTGGGCTACCGCCTGACCCGGGCCGGTCATCGGATCGAACTGGTTCGGGACATTCAGGTCACTCATCTGAAACGCTGGACGCTCCGGGAGGTGATCCGGACCGACATCGCCCGGCGCGGGGTCCCCTGGACCTTGCTCATGCTGCGCTCCGGGGTGGCCGAGACGGACTTGAACGTCAGTGTCACCCAGCGGGCGAGCGTGGCGGCAACGGCCCTGACGGGGCTCGGCTTGCTGGTCTGCCCGATCGATCCGAGGGGCCTGATTCTGGCCGCCCTCGGGCCGTTGGCGGTGGTGGGTCTCAATGCTCGGTTCTACCGGTTTTTGGCTCGACGGATTGGCATGCTTCGATCGGTGATGAGTGTGCCGTTGCATCTGCTCTACTTCGTTTGCTGTGGACTGTCGGTGCTGATTGCCCTGGCGATCTGGCTTGGTCAGCGACGGGTGAGGCAGCCGATTGCCGATCGGCAGCCATTGCGACCGAGGACCGATGCACCCGCCGAGGTGACTGCCGCCGGTCCGCACAGCCTGATCCCTCAGCCCGCTCCCCGGAGGCGCTCCCCATGGTCCCGGACCGAGACGCTCCCCTGA
- a CDS encoding PEP-CTERM sorting domain-containing protein has translation MTRQHLPLAAVTLLGVVFSGVASQVAEAGFILREVKAQEVLDPIGLYQAELFLVGPPGTFFQGSSNPADRDYITIYNIPDLAGDVSKPVGWLSNPEIITPGLPPGFNDPAIPNLTFSFIAGDRIFIPTGKTELFVGIFSWQTFESARPPLVPRLNYSWQTSRLVNGVETRETGFGSVKVFIIPEPASLLMTAAGLGLVGGLVRRRRRSRRPVDSGTA, from the coding sequence ATGACCAGGCAGCACCTTCCCCTTGCGGCCGTTACGCTGCTTGGCGTGGTCTTCTCGGGAGTCGCGTCCCAGGTGGCCGAGGCCGGCTTCATCCTGCGAGAAGTGAAGGCCCAGGAGGTTCTCGACCCGATCGGCCTCTATCAGGCCGAGCTGTTCCTGGTCGGCCCGCCGGGCACGTTCTTCCAGGGATCGTCGAATCCCGCGGATCGCGACTACATCACGATCTACAACATCCCCGACCTGGCCGGCGACGTGAGTAAGCCCGTCGGCTGGCTGAGCAACCCCGAGATCATCACCCCCGGACTGCCTCCCGGCTTTAATGATCCGGCCATCCCGAATCTCACCTTCTCGTTTATCGCCGGCGACCGAATCTTTATCCCCACGGGCAAGACCGAGCTGTTCGTGGGCATCTTCTCATGGCAGACGTTCGAGAGCGCGAGGCCCCCGCTGGTCCCAAGGCTCAACTACTCCTGGCAGACCTCGCGGCTGGTCAACGGCGTCGAGACTCGGGAGACCGGCTTCGGCTCGGTGAAAGTCTTCATCATCCCCGAGCCTGCCTCGCTGTTGATGACTGCCGCGGGGCTCGGACTGGTCGGGGGGCTCGTCCGGCGCCGCCGCCGATCACGGCGCCCCGTCGACTCCGGAACAGCCTGA
- a CDS encoding serine/threonine-protein kinase, whose protein sequence is MSIDHDALFAALALRSQQISSDRLALAFEARSQSPQPLADLLVRHGDLSAEVRDQLQGQLDALLKQFDGNPQGLWAAVADDQVRTAMTALSLPAFEATIDTSAPPSAAIPNASVSADFRFQATIDTQDGGEVIGTTIDATKPVPRRFIGLEPLGHSSGEFSASRYTRTQLHAQGGLGEIWRARDLVLGREVALKELKPESLDHPTLWDRFITEARITGQLEHPNIVPVHELGHHPEDGRPYYTMRFVRGRTLARAIADYHRNKAKGRAESTMELRRLLDTFLDVCNAVAFAHTRGVIHRDLKGQNVVLGDFGEALVLDWGLARPAGGPDPMTTSAPGDHAPGAPFVVFDPERSETIAGQILGTPAYMPPEQARGAIEELGPTSDIYSLGAILFELLTGRPPHVGKDATELLRRARDDAPPPPRSLNASVPKPLEAICLRALSRLPADRYQTVPELAEDLRRWLADEPVSVYREPFTIRAGRWARRHRTAVAVASALMLAAVPALTLSTALIGRERDRAARMEGLARSAVDDMYLEVADTILGDLSDPRQEDFLRRALAGLEGRTGPDTPGTETGNGLVAPPIDDALRRSINEALAFYTGFVQQGGLGRSAALDRERARVRIGDITARLGRFDEAEQAYRQAIDGLASIPHTGPQAGDAHRVLAEARSNLGDLLGALGRAEEAEPLLRQSIATCEAIAEHEPPSSANALAIAGAEAELAELLKLSGRFEESESIYRSAIDRLEPLGDQAEASIPLRRELATVTDGLAVLLLMLERPDEAEPLLRRALAIQEPLLAELPTVPRIREGLAKTGNSLGILLRRKGDLSGAEKALRPSVAHFERLTEDFPGRLEYRRALARGHLNLGVLLSSAGRLREAEQAQRRAVELYDALAEMAPEPLKIGRDRVLALVNLGTVLEQRGNESEAGETYDRAVTAAEALHERFPDIPDTADARGVALLNRGRLFDILGEFDAAEADLTRAADLFGTLAKTYPDRPSYRQDEAASLSTLGPILAASGKEDQAEQVYREAITIFEALLADRPENASLRSDLAMALANLGNLKRDDSEQTIRRSLTLLQELADEQETMTPTLTRHLGMVHYNLGERLAELDRPEEAEQEVTRSAELLIGLADGPEAGASEHSMASIVALELAGMRLDRGATEAAQEPLEAAITYARQGARAMNAPMLRETLDQASGRLVETLLAQGRYAEAARTASELAEALPNRPELRVRAAELLGECLIAIDSDPALNPSRSEGLRAELGQRALAQLRVAIDAGVSRDLLRDRAERFGPLRDRDEFDTLLSPPVELQPESETATDAPEPETP, encoded by the coding sequence ATGAGCATTGACCACGACGCGTTGTTCGCCGCCCTGGCCTTGCGATCGCAACAGATCAGCTCTGACCGGCTGGCCCTCGCGTTCGAGGCCCGGTCGCAATCACCCCAACCGTTGGCGGATCTCCTTGTCCGGCATGGCGACCTCAGCGCCGAGGTCCGCGACCAGCTTCAGGGGCAGCTCGATGCCTTGTTGAAGCAATTCGACGGCAATCCCCAGGGGCTCTGGGCAGCGGTGGCCGACGATCAGGTCCGCACGGCGATGACCGCCCTGAGCTTGCCTGCCTTCGAGGCAACGATCGATACGTCCGCCCCCCCCTCGGCCGCGATACCGAACGCATCGGTCTCAGCCGACTTCCGGTTCCAGGCGACCATCGACACCCAGGACGGCGGCGAGGTGATCGGAACGACCATCGACGCCACCAAACCAGTCCCTCGACGCTTCATCGGGCTCGAACCGCTGGGGCACTCGTCTGGCGAATTCAGCGCGAGCCGCTACACCCGCACGCAGCTCCATGCCCAGGGCGGGCTGGGTGAAATCTGGAGAGCCCGCGACCTGGTTCTGGGCCGAGAGGTCGCCTTGAAGGAGCTGAAGCCGGAGAGCCTGGACCACCCGACGCTCTGGGATCGGTTCATCACCGAGGCCCGGATCACCGGCCAGCTCGAACACCCGAACATCGTTCCCGTTCACGAGCTGGGCCACCACCCGGAAGACGGCCGCCCGTACTACACGATGCGCTTCGTACGAGGCCGGACCCTGGCCCGAGCCATTGCCGATTATCACCGCAACAAGGCCAAGGGGCGGGCCGAATCGACGATGGAGCTGCGTCGGCTGCTCGACACCTTCCTCGACGTCTGCAACGCCGTGGCCTTCGCGCACACTCGGGGGGTGATTCACCGCGACCTGAAGGGGCAGAACGTCGTTCTCGGTGATTTCGGCGAGGCCCTGGTGCTCGACTGGGGTCTGGCCCGCCCGGCCGGGGGACCGGACCCGATGACGACCTCGGCTCCCGGTGACCACGCTCCGGGAGCCCCGTTCGTCGTCTTCGATCCCGAGCGATCCGAGACGATCGCCGGTCAGATCCTGGGCACTCCGGCCTACATGCCTCCGGAACAGGCCCGCGGTGCGATCGAGGAACTCGGCCCGACCAGTGACATCTACAGCCTCGGCGCGATCCTTTTCGAGCTGCTGACCGGTCGGCCTCCTCACGTCGGCAAGGACGCGACCGAACTGCTTCGAAGAGCCCGAGACGATGCCCCGCCCCCCCCTCGATCGCTCAATGCCTCGGTCCCGAAACCGCTGGAGGCCATCTGTCTCCGCGCCTTGAGCCGCCTGCCGGCCGACCGTTATCAGACGGTCCCCGAACTGGCCGAAGACCTTCGCCGATGGCTCGCCGACGAGCCAGTCAGCGTGTACCGGGAACCCTTCACGATTCGGGCCGGCCGATGGGCCCGACGGCACCGGACCGCGGTGGCCGTGGCCTCGGCCCTGATGCTCGCCGCCGTGCCGGCCCTGACTCTCAGCACCGCCCTGATCGGCCGAGAGCGCGACCGCGCCGCCCGGATGGAAGGGCTGGCCCGATCCGCCGTTGATGACATGTATCTCGAAGTCGCCGACACAATTCTTGGCGATCTTTCCGATCCCCGGCAGGAGGATTTCCTCCGTCGAGCCCTGGCCGGACTGGAAGGACGAACCGGACCGGACACCCCCGGCACCGAGACCGGGAACGGGCTGGTTGCTCCCCCCATCGACGACGCCCTGCGGCGGTCGATCAACGAGGCGCTGGCCTTCTATACAGGATTTGTTCAGCAAGGCGGCCTCGGCCGGTCGGCCGCGCTCGACCGGGAACGCGCCCGAGTCCGGATTGGTGACATTACCGCCCGGTTGGGCCGGTTCGATGAAGCCGAGCAGGCCTATCGCCAGGCGATCGACGGCCTGGCGAGCATACCTCACACCGGTCCTCAGGCAGGCGATGCACACCGGGTTTTGGCCGAGGCTCGCAGCAATCTCGGCGACCTGCTCGGGGCCCTGGGTCGAGCCGAAGAGGCCGAGCCCTTGCTCCGCCAGTCGATCGCCACCTGCGAAGCCATCGCCGAACACGAACCGCCCAGTTCGGCCAATGCGCTGGCCATCGCCGGTGCCGAGGCTGAGCTGGCCGAGTTGCTGAAGCTTTCCGGACGATTTGAGGAATCCGAATCGATCTACCGATCCGCCATCGACCGGCTCGAACCGCTGGGCGATCAGGCCGAGGCATCGATCCCCCTGCGTCGCGAGCTGGCCACCGTGACCGACGGCCTCGCCGTCTTGCTCCTGATGCTGGAACGCCCCGATGAGGCCGAGCCTTTGCTCCGTCGCGCCCTGGCCATTCAGGAGCCGTTGCTCGCCGAACTGCCCACCGTCCCCCGAATCCGAGAAGGCCTGGCGAAGACCGGAAACAGCCTGGGCATCCTGCTCCGTCGAAAGGGAGACCTGAGCGGAGCCGAGAAGGCGCTCCGGCCATCGGTGGCTCACTTCGAACGGCTCACCGAGGATTTCCCGGGCCGCCTCGAATATCGCCGGGCCCTGGCCCGAGGACACCTGAATCTCGGTGTCCTGCTTTCCTCGGCCGGGCGCCTGAGGGAGGCCGAGCAGGCCCAACGCCGCGCCGTCGAACTGTACGATGCACTGGCCGAGATGGCACCCGAACCCCTGAAGATCGGCCGAGACCGCGTGCTGGCCCTGGTCAACCTGGGCACGGTGCTCGAACAGCGAGGCAACGAGAGCGAGGCCGGCGAGACCTACGACCGTGCCGTCACGGCTGCCGAGGCCCTTCACGAACGCTTCCCCGACATTCCCGATACCGCAGATGCGAGGGGCGTGGCCCTGCTCAATCGCGGCCGCCTGTTCGACATCCTCGGAGAGTTCGACGCGGCGGAGGCCGACCTGACGAGGGCAGCCGATCTGTTCGGCACCCTGGCCAAGACCTACCCCGACCGGCCCTCTTACCGCCAGGACGAGGCCGCGAGCCTCAGCACGCTCGGGCCCATTCTGGCCGCCTCGGGCAAGGAGGACCAGGCCGAACAGGTCTACCGCGAGGCCATCACCATCTTCGAGGCATTGCTCGCCGATCGCCCCGAGAACGCCTCGCTGCGGTCTGACCTGGCAATGGCGCTGGCAAACCTCGGCAATTTGAAACGAGACGACTCGGAGCAAACCATCCGGCGATCGCTCACACTCCTTCAGGAACTGGCCGACGAGCAGGAAACGATGACGCCGACACTGACCCGGCATCTGGGCATGGTGCACTACAACCTGGGTGAGCGTCTGGCCGAGCTCGACCGACCGGAGGAGGCAGAGCAGGAAGTCACCCGATCGGCCGAGTTGCTCATCGGGCTGGCCGACGGTCCCGAAGCCGGGGCCTCCGAGCACTCAATGGCCAGCATCGTGGCGCTGGAACTGGCTGGAATGCGGCTCGACCGAGGGGCGACCGAAGCGGCTCAGGAACCTCTGGAAGCGGCCATCACCTACGCACGTCAAGGGGCCAGGGCGATGAATGCCCCGATGCTCCGCGAGACGCTCGACCAGGCCAGCGGCCGACTCGTCGAAACCCTGCTGGCTCAGGGTCGTTACGCCGAGGCCGCCCGAACCGCCTCGGAGCTGGCCGAAGCTCTGCCGAACCGTCCCGAGCTGCGGGTCAGGGCGGCCGAGTTGCTCGGCGAGTGCCTCATTGCCATCGACTCGGACCCGGCTCTCAATCCCTCGCGATCCGAAGGGCTAAGGGCCGAGCTGGGTCAGCGAGCGCTGGCCCAGCTTCGCGTGGCGATCGACGCCGGGGTTAGCAGGGACCTCCTCCGCGACCGCGCCGAGCGGTTCGGGCCGCTCCGCGATCGGGACGAGTTCGACACGTTGCTCTCCCCTCCAGTCGAGCTTCAACCGGAATCGGAGACCGCGACCGACGCCCCGGAGCCGGAGACACCGTGA
- a CDS encoding YceI family protein yields the protein MNVIARWSALSSLLVFLAAAGCSNPAADVTAAKVGEAQPVPGESDVTATETETEAEGEADAAPAEGEEVAFDGSSSKIDFVGSKLVGSSHDGGFKSFTGQFLLPADGDSISSVFVTIDMNSIWSDNDRLTGHLKNEDFFEVETYPESEFVSTAIVADTSGGGTHEITGNLTMHGVTKSVSFPATVAITDAAVTLDSEFKIDRTIWGIVYGSEADVRDNIINKDVVIRLDVDAPRGADATEASE from the coding sequence ATGAACGTCATTGCGCGATGGTCTGCCCTGAGCTCGCTGCTCGTCTTCTTGGCCGCGGCCGGCTGCTCGAACCCGGCCGCCGACGTGACCGCTGCCAAGGTGGGCGAGGCCCAGCCCGTTCCGGGCGAGTCCGACGTCACGGCCACCGAAACCGAAACCGAGGCTGAAGGAGAGGCTGACGCCGCTCCGGCTGAGGGCGAAGAAGTAGCATTCGATGGTTCGTCGTCCAAGATCGACTTCGTCGGCTCGAAGCTTGTCGGCAGCAGTCACGACGGCGGATTCAAGTCGTTCACCGGCCAGTTTTTGCTTCCGGCGGACGGCGATTCGATCAGCTCCGTCTTCGTCACGATCGACATGAACTCGATCTGGTCGGACAACGATCGCCTGACCGGCCATCTGAAGAATGAAGATTTCTTTGAAGTCGAAACGTACCCCGAATCGGAATTTGTTTCGACGGCGATCGTGGCCGACACCTCCGGTGGAGGAACCCACGAGATCACCGGAAACCTGACGATGCACGGCGTCACCAAGTCGGTGAGCTTCCCCGCAACCGTCGCCATTACCGACGCGGCGGTCACGCTCGACTCCGAGTTCAAGATCGACCGGACCATCTGGGGAATCGTCTACGGATCAGAGGCAGACGTCCGCGACAATATCATCAACAAGGATGTCGTGATCCGTCTCGACGTGGACGCTCCTCGCGGTGCCGATGCGACCGAAGCCTCGGAATAA
- a CDS encoding MarR family winged helix-turn-helix transcriptional regulator: MVGSRLQQELKKREPFAVPEQEAMLNLLRTADRLQLRFIRLFRQHGLSPAQYNILRILRGEGGEGLPSLEIASRMITSVPDITRLVDRLEAAGLVVRDRSERDRRVVRVRITPEGLDLLGRLDEPVLTLHRRLLGHLDPDELQTLNTLLAKARCSPNDPNP; the protein is encoded by the coding sequence ATGGTTGGCTCCCGACTTCAGCAGGAGTTGAAAAAACGGGAACCGTTCGCCGTGCCTGAGCAGGAGGCGATGCTCAACCTGCTGCGCACAGCCGACCGGCTACAACTGAGGTTCATCCGTCTGTTCCGCCAGCACGGGCTGAGCCCGGCCCAGTACAACATCCTCCGGATTCTTCGCGGAGAAGGAGGCGAAGGACTGCCGAGCCTCGAAATTGCCAGCCGGATGATCACCTCGGTGCCCGACATCACCCGGCTCGTCGATCGCCTTGAGGCTGCCGGGCTGGTCGTTCGTGACCGATCCGAACGCGATCGTCGCGTGGTCCGGGTCCGGATCACCCCCGAGGGACTCGACCTGCTCGGCCGGCTTGACGAACCGGTGCTCACCCTGCACCGCCGCCTGCTGGGCCACCTCGATCCCGACGAATTGCAAACCCTCAACACCTTGCTCGCCAAGGCCCGTTGCTCCCCCAACGATCCGAACCCCTAA
- the nhaA gene encoding Na+/H+ antiporter NhaA: MHLPPRSKGKIEIHSRQSPLARRVGLRALTFIHTAEAGGAALFLAATIAIFWANSPWRDSYETIFHTPMEVTVGAFALAPPSEQANGSGEDHAHDDQEHGDHEGEPVNTLVSASIGGASAIPPALPAESASTEAHDHADDHRMNLHHWINDGLMVLFFFVVGLEIKRELVLGELASFRKAALPAALALGGMIIPAAIYALINMAPGGVARGWGVPMATDIAFAIGVLALLGNRVPNTIRVLLLAFAIVDDIGAIMVIALFYTEQISLTALMLAVAMVGVVVIMQRIGVLDIFPYILVGGVFWALLLSSGVHATIAGVVLGLMTPSVPWLDMQRYSEELDRLQAEYNEAMRVKNEDEASFILGKIEHLTQMTESILDRLIRFLHPWTAFVVLPIFALANAGVVINAESLNIALGSPVLWGVALGLFLGKPIGTTLMAWLCVKSGLVSLPEGTNFKQIFGIGMLGAIGFTVALFITDLAFITPQNTDAAKLGILMATLAASAVGLIYLRAVLPERFSGEMTPAEAAHH; the protein is encoded by the coding sequence ATGCATTTACCTCCTCGTAGCAAGGGTAAGATTGAGATTCATTCGCGGCAGTCGCCCCTGGCTCGCCGTGTGGGTCTTCGAGCCTTGACGTTCATCCACACCGCCGAGGCCGGAGGGGCTGCCCTGTTTCTGGCCGCTACTATCGCCATCTTCTGGGCCAATTCTCCGTGGCGAGACTCCTACGAGACGATCTTCCACACGCCGATGGAAGTGACCGTCGGCGCCTTCGCGCTCGCTCCTCCCTCCGAGCAGGCCAACGGCTCTGGCGAGGATCACGCGCATGATGATCAGGAGCATGGCGACCACGAGGGCGAGCCGGTCAACACGCTCGTCTCCGCAAGCATCGGAGGGGCCTCGGCCATCCCGCCAGCTCTGCCGGCCGAGTCGGCGTCGACCGAGGCGCACGATCATGCGGACGATCATCGCATGAACCTGCACCACTGGATCAACGATGGTTTGATGGTTCTGTTCTTCTTTGTCGTGGGGCTAGAGATCAAGCGAGAGCTGGTGCTCGGCGAGCTGGCCAGCTTCCGCAAGGCAGCCTTGCCTGCGGCGCTGGCGCTCGGCGGCATGATCATTCCGGCGGCAATCTATGCCCTGATCAACATGGCTCCCGGCGGTGTCGCACGCGGCTGGGGGGTGCCAATGGCCACCGACATTGCCTTTGCCATCGGCGTGCTTGCCTTGCTGGGCAACCGGGTGCCGAACACGATCCGGGTCTTGCTGCTGGCCTTTGCGATCGTCGATGACATCGGTGCGATCATGGTCATCGCGTTGTTCTACACCGAGCAGATCTCGCTGACCGCGCTGATGCTGGCGGTGGCGATGGTCGGGGTGGTCGTCATCATGCAGCGGATCGGTGTGCTCGACATATTTCCTTACATTCTGGTGGGAGGGGTCTTCTGGGCCTTATTGCTCAGTTCAGGGGTTCACGCCACGATTGCCGGGGTCGTGCTGGGCCTGATGACCCCCTCGGTCCCCTGGCTCGACATGCAGCGGTACTCTGAGGAACTGGACCGGCTGCAGGCCGAGTACAATGAGGCCATGCGCGTCAAGAACGAGGACGAGGCCAGCTTCATCCTTGGGAAGATCGAGCATCTGACCCAGATGACCGAGTCGATCCTCGATCGGTTGATCCGCTTCCTTCACCCCTGGACGGCGTTCGTTGTTCTGCCGATCTTCGCGCTGGCCAATGCCGGCGTGGTCATCAACGCCGAAAGCCTGAACATTGCCCTCGGCAGTCCGGTGCTCTGGGGAGTGGCCCTTGGCCTCTTCCTCGGCAAGCCGATTGGGACGACGCTGATGGCCTGGCTCTGTGTCAAGTCCGGGCTCGTCTCCCTCCCCGAGGGAACGAACTTCAAGCAAATCTTCGGGATTGGGATGCTCGGTGCGATTGGCTTTACGGTGGCCCTGTTCATCACCGATCTGGCCTTCATCACGCCCCAGAATACCGACGCAGCGAAGCTTGGCATTCTCATGGCCACGCTCGCCGCAAGCGCCGTGGGCTTGATCTACCTCAGAGCCGTGCTTCCGGAGCGGTTCTCCGGGGAAATGACCCCGGCCGAGGCGGCGCACCACTGA